The stretch of DNA TTCTGGCCAACACCTGGGAATCGGCCGTAACCAATTACATGACCTCAACCGACTACGAAGGAGAAGGAGCTCCCCGCTGGGATTGGAAAGACCAAATCTACCTCAAGCCGCAGGACTTCAAAGACGAGTTTCTGGATCACGTCAACAACCACCTGGGTAACAAGCAACCCCTCTCCAAAAAACAACTGGGGTTCCTGCAATTGGCCAAAGACACCGCCGGCGAAAAAATGTATCAGCGACTGGGATGGATGCCCCGTTGCAAACCCACCGTTCTGAAAAGCGGACGGATTTTGATGCCACTGTATACCGACACCTACTCCATCTCGATCATGGCGGTCAGCGACGACGATGGAAAAACCTGGTATGCCAGCGGGCCGATAATCGACTACGGCAACATTCAGCCGGCCGTTTTGCAGCGTGATGACGGTACGGTCGTTGCCTATATGCGGGAGAACGGATTTCAAGAAAACATCAGAATCTCGGAATCCACCGACGACGGCCTCACCTGGGGACCGGTGAAAAACTCCGCTCTCCCTAATCCAGGCTCCGGTCTAGACGCCGTCCGTCTCGAAAATGGCCATTGGGTCATGATCTACAACGATTCCACCCGCGACCGCAATAGCCTGGCTGTCTCGCTGTCTGAAGACGAAGGCCGCACTTGGCGTTGGACGCGGCACCTGGAACAGCACGAAGCGGGACGGTACCATTATCCGGCCATCATTCAGGCCGCTGACGGCACAATTCACGCAATTTACACGTATTCTGTCGCCGACGGCAAAACCATGAAGCATGCGGCATTCGATGAAGATTGGATCAAGGAGGGGGATTGAAGCCCCTCTCCCCGCCCTGGAGGCGAAATATCCGTTTTTTTGAGCACCGTCGAGTTCCTGGATCTGGTAGACTGGTGATTAGCAAGTTGTGGGGCAGGATGCCTATGATGAATAGCTGTTCAGGATGACGCGGCACCCTTAATACGGATCCGCTTATACTAATAATCGTTTCAAACCCCAGTTGCGCTTGTTCTCGAAACTTTCAGATCCGTGCCTGTGGGACTCGTCAGAGGGTTTTGAAACGACTTGAAAAGAATTCAGAGTGCGGTGAGTCGATGCCACTGAAAGTACGATGTCCAGGTTGTGAAAAGGTTCTCAACGTGCCTGATACGGCGCGGGGGAAAGCGGTCCGTTGCCCGAAGTGCGAGACCAAGGTCAAAATTCCCGCCGCGACCAAAAAACGCCGCGTTCGGCAGACCGCCCCGGACAGCGCGGATGACTTGTTGAACCTGAATCTCCGAGAAGCGGAAGATGCGCACGCGCGGATCTGTCCAGCTTGCGGCGCAGCAGCCGCTATCGAGGATATCAACTGCTCCGAATGCGGAGTCGATTTGATCACCGGCCAGATCGCCGAAAAAGAATCAGCGCGACGCCGCCGTGGTGCTCCCGACCCGGCCTTGTATTACCGGGCCGCGTGGGTTGAATCCTGGAATTTCATGACTCGCTACAAGGGTCTCGCCGGACGCACATTCTTGTATTGGATCTTGTTTTCCATTGTGCTCGCCGGTTGCTTGTTCATGGTGGATTTCTGCGAACGGACGCCACCCAAAATGTTTTGGGTCGCATTTAGCATCGTGGCTGGCATGGTCTATCCCGGCTGGTTGTGGAACCTGACGATGAAAGTCATCGTGGCAACCGCGGCGAAAAAAAAATCGTTGGGTAGAATCAACTTTGATATTTTTCTCAACATCGCTCTCGGATTTAAATGGTGTTTGTGGGCAATCGCGTTTTTTACGCCGGCCGTGGTCTTCGCTGCTCCACTCCTGCTGCTAGATGTCCGAGCCTATTGGGCCGGATTGGCAATGACCATCCTCCTCACATTGGCGGTGGTCCCCACAGCCTTGGGGCACATGGCGATGCCAGTCACCTGGAAAGCTTGGCTTTCACCGATTCTGTTTCAGATTACGTTTCAGCACATTGGACATTCGGTCTGGTGGGTCTTGGTACTGCTGACGGTCCTGGCCGTCTGTTTCTCTCCGTTGGCCATCGCTGCAGGAGTTTACCACGCTGAAGTCACCGCTTTGATGCAAGGGGAATTCATAGCCTCCCCCATGACAGTATATGGGATCCTTGGTGGTGCTGCGGCCGTCTCGCATTTATTGCTGGGCTTCGGTGCCCTCATGCTCATGCGGTCCACCGGCCTGTTCGTTTTCTACAACAAATCAAGTCTGGAATTAATCACCCGGATCGAAGAGCAGAAATACGTTCCCAAGGGAACGCGGCTGGAGGATATCGATTCGATTCAGGAAGGCCCGACCGCCAAGGGAGTTGCGATCGGTGTGAGTTTAGCCTTTGTCTTCGGCGCCATCTTTGGAATCATTTTTGGATTGGTAGCTACCGAAGGCACGATACTAGCCGGGATGGGTATGGGGATTTTGTTGGCGGGAATGCTTGTCTCCCTGACTGGACGGATCATGATTATTATCGCTTCGTTCAACGATAGTGTCGTCTGGGGCCTGATCGTGTTCTGGGTGCCATTCGGCGACTTTGCCTATCTAGCGATGAACTTCAACGATGCGAAATGGCCAATTGCGATTCAAATCATCGGTGGCATTTTTTATGCAATCGGATTTGTCTTGAGCTTAATGTGATGTCACAGACTGCCCGTTGGCCGGTTCCCCGGGCAGTCGCAGACACGGGCTGTGGCGTACAGTTGAAGTTTTTGATTCCGCCCGTAAAATGAACGGCGGTTTACCTCCCGCTCAGCGATCCCGCGAGACTCGTGGGCCGAACGAGCGGACACCCAACCTATTCCCACCCGACGGAAATGCCTGACCGAATTTGATTCGGTGGCATGCGGTGCGGTGTCCGCGGCAATCGTTGCCGGCGCTTCCCTCGTTCCCGTTTACCCTCGGCACTGGCTCCGCGCCAACACCCCAGTTCGCGCAGACTGCCGGGAGCAAACACAACCCCCTCAGAGGTGAGTTATGTCCAAAGATCTCTTTGACGAAAGCACAATGAGTTTCGGCGAACACCTGGAGGCGCTCCGCACGCACCTCTGGAAGGCCCTCATCGGCCTCGTGATCGGCGTGATCGCCTCGTTAGCCTACAGCAAACCGATCATCGACATGGTTCGTGCCCCCATCGACAATGCACTTGCGGCTTACGGTCAACCGGTCGAGGACGGCCCTAGCAAGTCATTCTGGGAAACCACCAAGGCCTACTTCGGAGAGGAGACCGAGGAACCTACGGAACCTCCCACTCAACCCGAGGAAACTGACGATGCACAAGTGGTCTCTATTCAGGTCGACGCGCTCGAGTTGCAGCGGGGACTGCACGAAGCCGATCCTCAGCACTATCCGGCCCCGTCGGATGACGCCAAATCGGTGATGATCCAATTGGCAGCATCGATTTCCGGTTTGCCAAAAATTATCGACGACGCTCAGCAGCTCAAACCGATCACCATCAACGTTCAAGAAGCGTTTTTTACCTACGTCAAAGTCGCCATGATTTCCGGACTGGTCCTTTCCAGTCCGTGGGTCTTCTATCAACTTTGGTTGTTCGTCGCCGCTGGTTTGTATCCCCACGAACGCAAATGGGTCTATCGGTTTCTGCCGATGAGTTTAGGATTATTCCTAGGCGGAGCTGCCTTTTGCTTTTTCTTGGTCATCCCGGTCGTGTTGGAGTTCCTACTGAGCTTCAACTTGTGGCTGGGGCTGCTGCCGCAGATTCGTATGTCGGAGTGGATCAGCTTTGCCGTGACATTGCCGTTGATGTTCGGCATCAGCTTTCAATTGCCGCTGGTCATGCTGTTTATGGAGCGGATCTCGATCTTTTCAGCCGATGATTATCGCGAAAAACGCCGCATCTCCACCCTGGTGATCGCCGTATTGTCGATGTTGCTCACTCCAGCCGACCCCACGAGCATGTTGTTGATGATGATCCCACTCTTAGTGCTGTACCAGTTTGGAATCTGGCTGTGCGGCTTCCAAGCCCCATCGGCTAGCCCGTATGCCGAAGAATAGCCCGGAATGAGACAGCAGCGGAGATTTTAGGCCGGCGTCGATGCCGTTAGGGCGACAGCGCACTGCCAATTTGTTGAAACCACCGAACCTATAGACACCAAACAACTTTCACACGGGGTGCCACTGGCGTACGCGGGGTGCCACTGGCGACTCGTCCGCCAGTGCAGAGTCAGGACGAGTGTTCCATGCAAATCGACGTCAAACGACGTGCGCCCTGTTGGGCAAGCCAGCCGAATCGCCCTAAACATGAACTGAGAACGCTAGAACCCAGCAATGCAGCATTAGGCGGTGACCGCAGTCTGCTTAGAGGATGACTTTTCCGCTTCGTTGGAAGTCACCGGTGCCGTGAACGATTGCAAGAACAGCATGATTGCTCCGGCGACCAAAAACACATCGGCGAAATTATACGTCGCCCAGTGCAGATCGTTGAGCGGCGTGAAACTTGCCAAAGGCAAATTCATCTGCAAGAAGTCCCGCACGCCATGCAACGGTTCTCCCGTCGCGCGATCGACGCAGCCGTGCAAATACAGCCGGTCGTAGAGATTTCCCAGCGTTCCGACCATCACAAATGCGAGTGTGATCGTCAGCCACAGACTGCTGGCCGCGCCCCGTACAAACAGCCAATAGCAAATCCCCACGATCGCCGCGAGTCCCACGATGGCAAACAGCCACCCCAAGCCTTGGCCCATGCCCCACAGAGCGCCTTGATTGAAGGTTGTGTGCAAGTAGAAGACGTCTTTGCCGTCATATTGCAGCCAGGGCTGGCTTTGCCCGTTCGGGTAGCCTAAGTCCCTAAAAACCCACCACTTAGAGATCAAATCCCAAGCCGTACCACAGACGACTATCAACCAAAACCAGACGTGTCTGTTTGTGGGTACGGTATTCATTTAGTGGAACTGCTCGAGTTTGCTTTCACAGTCAATGCAATTCCGCGCGAACGGAATCGCTCGCAGGCGGGTTTTGCGGATAATCGATTTGGCGGGGGTTTTACCATCTTCCTGGCATTTTTCGCAAGTGCCATATGTCCCCTCGTCAATCCGCTGCAGCGCGATATCGATGGCTTTGAGTGTTTCCTGGTCATTTTCAACCAAGGAGAGCGCAAAGTCCTGTTCAAAGGTATCGCTGCCAAGCTCCGCCATATGCGTCGGGCTTTTAGAGCCATTTCCCATATCTTCGCGCCCGGATCCGAGCGCTTCGCTGGTCAATTGGCGAACATCTCCCCGCAGACGGGCGCGCATTGCCGTCAACAAGGTCTTAAACTCCATCATCTCCGGTTTTTTCATATTTGCACCAAAATCTCGGGGCCGGGTCAGTCTATTGAAGCGGGCTAATTATGCTCTTCCGAAACTGTCCGGTCAAGGGCCACATATTCACTTTGGTTTATTTGTGCCTCCAGTAAACGAAGTCAACTCGCAAATTGTTGTCCCAGAATGTGCGACATGTGAGGGCCGCGCCGCTCAAATCGATTCAGATGCCAGTCAACGCCAGCGGTTGACACGGCCGGAGGTGTGTCTACGATACCCATTACTGAGACTTTACTTACATCAAAATGGGAGACGGGGAAATGGCGGCAGCAAACGGTTTGAAAGTGGGAGATCGAGCACCGGCATTTCATGCGGCGGCCTCTCCGGGCGGAAAAAAAATTCGGCTCAGCCAATTCAAGGGAGAGAAGCATGTCGTGCTCTATTTTTATCCCCGAGACAACACTCCCGGCTGCACGACAGAGGCATGTGACTTCCGCGACGCATCAGTCGACTTCGATGCATCGGACGTGGTCATTCTCGGCGTCAGCACCGATTCGGTCGAATCCCACGAAAAGTTCACCGACAAATTCGAGCTTCCCTTTCCGCTCCTAGCAGATGAAAAGCACGAGATCGCCGAAAAATATGGCGTGTGGGTCGAGAAGAACATGTACGGCAAAAAATCGATGGGCATCTTGCGATCGACGTTTCTGATCGACAAACAGGGAAAGATCGCCCGGATCTGGCGGCGCGTGAAGGTCAACGGGCACGTCAGTGCGGTCCAAGAAGCGCTCGCCGAGTTGGAGTAATTTTTTTGACCAGTCTGAATTCAGACGATGGGTGCCACTGGCTTTGCCAGTGTGAGCCCCAGTTTGGGAGCAACTTACGAACCACTGGCAAAGCCAGTGGCACCCCAAATCGGGGTGACCTAATACTTTAAAAGTAGCGTTGTCGTATAAGGCTGTCGTTGAAAGCCCATCAAGTTGCTCACCCGGCGAGTTTTCGGGGAGCGGCGAAAAACGGTGCCGGGCCGATTGCGCCTTGCGAATTTCCGTCCCAGGCATGGGCGGCGACTGATTCGAGAATCTGCTCAGCGGCTTTTAATGCCAGAAGTCCAGTTTGTCCGTCGACTAACGGCTTTTGCTGGGTGCGGATGCAATCGACAAAACTGCTCAGCTCGGCGGTCAACGCGTCGTGCGGCGTAACGGTGGGATTTTCGACACGGATAAAGTGCTCGAAAACATCGGTTTTTAGTTTTTCGATGTCCGCTCCCGGTTGTTGAGCCCGTTCGACGGGTGACGTGCCGTACAGCAAAGCATCGCTGGGGGCACAGGTGGTCACCTGCCGCGCGCCAAAATCGATCCCGACAAATCCGGTGTTGGACCAAACCTGCATGCTGCGGCTGACGTTCATGCTCACGCGATTGGCGGTCAGGTCGGCGACACATCCGTTTTCAAAACGGAGTCGCGCCTGAACGACATCTTCGTTGTTTCCGAGAATATTCAATCCGAACGCCTCGACGGAGACGATGGGGGATGCGGCGAGATCCAGGACGAGGTCGATGTCATGGATCATCAAATCAAGCGTCACACCGATGTCGGTGGAGCGGAACGAAAACGGACTGAGCCGTTCGCCACGAATGTATTTGGGTTGGCCGATGTGCGGCCGGGCGGATTGCATAGCGGGGTTGAACCGCTCAATATGACCGACTTGCAGAATGGCGCCGGTTTTCTCCGCTTGTTTGACGAGCAGGCTGCCTTCCGTAGCGTCGAGTGCCAACGGTTTTTCCACGTGGGCCGAAATCCCCCGCGACAGACAATCTCCAGCGACCGCCAAATGGGCCATTGTGGGAACGGCAACGCTGACTGCATCGACGTTGTCGAGCATGTCCCGATATTCGGAAAACCATTGCGTTCCACAATTGTGGGCGACCCGCATTCCTGCTTCTCGATTGGTATCGGCCACGCCGACTAGCTCAACGTCGGGCATGCCGGCCAGAATCCGGGCGTGATGTTGTCCAAGCGCCCCGACACCGATGACTGCGATTTTGATCTGTTTCATGCCGCTTTGGGCACCTCCCGCCTGCGTCCCTGACGGCCACCGCCGCCATGTCCTAGAAAGTCCATCAAGTTTGTGACCTCTGCAGGCCAATCGTTGCCAAGTTGTTCGTGCAAGGTTTCAGCGACGAATTCAATTTTTTTGCAATCGCGATAAATCAGGCGTTGCATCTTTTTAATGATTCGAATGGTTTCGTTACTAATGCCACGACGTTGCATGCCCACGATATTAATCGTGCGGACGCGGCTGTCGTCTCCGCCCACCCACATCATGTAGGGAGGAACGTCGTGCGGCACTCGACTGAGCCCCCCGATAAAAGAGAGCGTCCCCAGCGTTGAAAAGTGGTGTACGACGCTATTGCCGGAAATGATGACATTGTCCTGCACCTGCACGTGCCCGCCGAGCAGCACTCCGTTTACGAGAATGACGTTGTTTGCAATCTGGCAATTGTGAGCGACGTGACTGTTGGCCATCAGCATGTTGTTGTTGCCGATGCGGGTCACGCCTTCCTCTTTTTCGGCACCCCGATTGACCGTGACCCCTTCGCGGAAGGTATTTCCGTTGCCGATTTCCAGTCGGGTTTCGGCGCCGGAAAAACTCAGGTCTTGCGGGTCACCGCCGATGACGGCCGTCGGATGAAAGCAGTTATCAGTACCGATCGTAGTCGGGCCATGAATCGCCACGTGGCTGATCAATTTGGTGCGGTCCCCGATTTGAACACCCGGCCCGATCACGCAAAAGGGGCCGATCTGCACATCTGCGCCGATGATCGCCTGAGGGTCAACGCTTGCCATCGCTGATATTTGTGTGGACATGTTTGGTTGTACCTGAGCAATGCCGTGGTCTGATTGTCGAAAGCACGAGATCCGCCCGTGTCGTATCAGGCAGCGCGGCACTCCCCGTTGGTTTCCGGATTGGGAAAGAAGTGAGTGGAGTGGGCCAATTTCAATCGTCGAACAATTTCCGCATTCAGCCGGTGCCCGGAGCGGCGGGCAATGACGTGTCCTTGTAAATCGCAACCGATGAGCGCTAAGTCTCCGATGCAATCGAGCAGTTTGTGCCGCGCACATTCGTCAACGGCGCGCAATTTGTTTTCAATCGGTCCGTCTTGACCGAAGATCACCAGATCCGCTGCGGTCAACCGCGCTCCATAGCCTTGGGCCTTGAGTGCATCGGCCTCAGCTTCCAGCACAAACGTTCGTGAGAACGCGAGCTCATTCAGAAATGTTTCAGGCGTAATCCGGTAGCTGGCAGTGTGTGCTTCAATTGGCGAGTTGGGGCCGTAGTCGAGTTCGTAGGTGATTTCCAGTCCGTCGTGCGCAACCGCTTGTGCGCGGACATCGGTACCACGATCGTCGGCAGCCACAACGTCGCCTTGAATGCGCACGACTTTGCGGGGTTGATCTTGAGCAACGATTCCCGCTTGGGCAATCGCATCAGCGAAGAAAATACTAGAACCGTCGCATCCCGGCGGTTCCGGGGCATTGACTTCAACCCGGCAATTATCGACCTGCAGTCCGGCCAGCGCGGCCATGACGTGTTCGATCATTTCGATGCGCGTGCCGCCATTTTCAATGACGGTGCGGCGTTCCTGGGGAACGGTGAATTCGACGAGGGCCGGAACGGA from Symmachiella dynata encodes:
- a CDS encoding sialidase family protein, which translates into the protein MSKTISLFLVIICGLTAAARAESKFAAEFVFPLNAEHNHAPAIVECPNGDLLASWYRGSGERSADDVRVLGARLRKGETKWSPEFLMADTPGFPDCNTAMMIDKDKKLWLFWPTILANTWESAVTNYMTSTDYEGEGAPRWDWKDQIYLKPQDFKDEFLDHVNNHLGNKQPLSKKQLGFLQLAKDTAGEKMYQRLGWMPRCKPTVLKSGRILMPLYTDTYSISIMAVSDDDGKTWYASGPIIDYGNIQPAVLQRDDGTVVAYMRENGFQENIRISESTDDGLTWGPVKNSALPNPGSGLDAVRLENGHWVMIYNDSTRDRNSLAVSLSEDEGRTWRWTRHLEQHEAGRYHYPAIIQAADGTIHAIYTYSVADGKTMKHAAFDEDWIKEGD
- a CDS encoding zinc ribbon domain-containing protein, encoding MPDTARGKAVRCPKCETKVKIPAATKKRRVRQTAPDSADDLLNLNLREAEDAHARICPACGAAAAIEDINCSECGVDLITGQIAEKESARRRRGAPDPALYYRAAWVESWNFMTRYKGLAGRTFLYWILFSIVLAGCLFMVDFCERTPPKMFWVAFSIVAGMVYPGWLWNLTMKVIVATAAKKKSLGRINFDIFLNIALGFKWCLWAIAFFTPAVVFAAPLLLLDVRAYWAGLAMTILLTLAVVPTALGHMAMPVTWKAWLSPILFQITFQHIGHSVWWVLVLLTVLAVCFSPLAIAAGVYHAEVTALMQGEFIASPMTVYGILGGAAAVSHLLLGFGALMLMRSTGLFVFYNKSSLELITRIEEQKYVPKGTRLEDIDSIQEGPTAKGVAIGVSLAFVFGAIFGIIFGLVATEGTILAGMGMGILLAGMLVSLTGRIMIIIASFNDSVVWGLIVFWVPFGDFAYLAMNFNDAKWPIAIQIIGGIFYAIGFVLSLM
- the tatC gene encoding twin-arginine translocase subunit TatC, producing MSKDLFDESTMSFGEHLEALRTHLWKALIGLVIGVIASLAYSKPIIDMVRAPIDNALAAYGQPVEDGPSKSFWETTKAYFGEETEEPTEPPTQPEETDDAQVVSIQVDALELQRGLHEADPQHYPAPSDDAKSVMIQLAASISGLPKIIDDAQQLKPITINVQEAFFTYVKVAMISGLVLSSPWVFYQLWLFVAAGLYPHERKWVYRFLPMSLGLFLGGAAFCFFLVIPVVLEFLLSFNLWLGLLPQIRMSEWISFAVTLPLMFGISFQLPLVMLFMERISIFSADDYREKRRISTLVIAVLSMLLTPADPTSMLLMMIPLLVLYQFGIWLCGFQAPSASPYAEE
- a CDS encoding signal peptidase II, yielding MNTVPTNRHVWFWLIVVCGTAWDLISKWWVFRDLGYPNGQSQPWLQYDGKDVFYLHTTFNQGALWGMGQGLGWLFAIVGLAAIVGICYWLFVRGAASSLWLTITLAFVMVGTLGNLYDRLYLHGCVDRATGEPLHGVRDFLQMNLPLASFTPLNDLHWATYNFADVFLVAGAIMLFLQSFTAPVTSNEAEKSSSKQTAVTA
- a CDS encoding TraR/DksA family transcriptional regulator; protein product: MKKPEMMEFKTLLTAMRARLRGDVRQLTSEALGSGREDMGNGSKSPTHMAELGSDTFEQDFALSLVENDQETLKAIDIALQRIDEGTYGTCEKCQEDGKTPAKSIIRKTRLRAIPFARNCIDCESKLEQFH
- the bcp gene encoding thioredoxin-dependent thiol peroxidase translates to MAAANGLKVGDRAPAFHAAASPGGKKIRLSQFKGEKHVVLYFYPRDNTPGCTTEACDFRDASVDFDASDVVILGVSTDSVESHEKFTDKFELPFPLLADEKHEIAEKYGVWVEKNMYGKKSMGILRSTFLIDKQGKIARIWRRVKVNGHVSAVQEALAELE
- a CDS encoding Gfo/Idh/MocA family protein — encoded protein: MKQIKIAVIGVGALGQHHARILAGMPDVELVGVADTNREAGMRVAHNCGTQWFSEYRDMLDNVDAVSVAVPTMAHLAVAGDCLSRGISAHVEKPLALDATEGSLLVKQAEKTGAILQVGHIERFNPAMQSARPHIGQPKYIRGERLSPFSFRSTDIGVTLDLMIHDIDLVLDLAASPIVSVEAFGLNILGNNEDVVQARLRFENGCVADLTANRVSMNVSRSMQVWSNTGFVGIDFGARQVTTCAPSDALLYGTSPVERAQQPGADIEKLKTDVFEHFIRVENPTVTPHDALTAELSSFVDCIRTQQKPLVDGQTGLLALKAAEQILESVAAHAWDGNSQGAIGPAPFFAAPRKLAG
- the lpxA gene encoding acyl-ACP--UDP-N-acetylglucosamine O-acyltransferase is translated as MSTQISAMASVDPQAIIGADVQIGPFCVIGPGVQIGDRTKLISHVAIHGPTTIGTDNCFHPTAVIGGDPQDLSFSGAETRLEIGNGNTFREGVTVNRGAEKEEGVTRIGNNNMLMANSHVAHNCQIANNVILVNGVLLGGHVQVQDNVIISGNSVVHHFSTLGTLSFIGGLSRVPHDVPPYMMWVGGDDSRVRTINIVGMQRRGISNETIRIIKKMQRLIYRDCKKIEFVAETLHEQLGNDWPAEVTNLMDFLGHGGGGRQGRRREVPKAA
- a CDS encoding UDP-3-O-acyl-N-acetylglucosamine deacetylase, which produces MPHQRGESYVEHRSQQTIAREAEVAGVGFLWGADVRLKFLPAEPNYGIQFVRTDLGNSPSVPALVEFTVPQERRTVIENGGTRIEMIEHVMAALAGLQVDNCRVEVNAPEPPGCDGSSIFFADAIAQAGIVAQDQPRKVVRIQGDVVAADDRGTDVRAQAVAHDGLEITYELDYGPNSPIEAHTASYRITPETFLNELAFSRTFVLEAEADALKAQGYGARLTAADLVIFGQDGPIENKLRAVDECARHKLLDCIGDLALIGCDLQGHVIARRSGHRLNAEIVRRLKLAHSTHFFPNPETNGECRAA